One window of Papaver somniferum cultivar HN1 chromosome 9, ASM357369v1, whole genome shotgun sequence genomic DNA carries:
- the LOC113311833 gene encoding protein NRT1/ PTR FAMILY 5.10-like gives MIVAALVENRRLRIAQEFGLINDDPNTIVPMVIWWLIPQYVLSGLALVLTKVGLQEFFYNQVPHDLRSAGLSLYSAIFGIGDILSVFLIFAIQKVTSAGGQHGWLANNMNQAHLDYFYWFLAGLSVIELAAFFCFAKSHVHNKLGCSNEIAD, from the coding sequence ATGATTGTAGCAGCTTTAGTGGAGAACAGAAGGCTTAGAATTGCTCAAGAATTTGGATTGATCAATGATGATCCAAACACAATAGTTCCTATGGTTATCTGGTGGTTGATTCCACAATATGTCTTGTCAGGTCTCGCCCTTGTACTCACCAAAGTCGGTTTACAGGAATTCTTCTACAATCAAGTTCCACATGATCTAAGAAGCGCGGGTTTGTCCCTGTACTCAGCCATTTTTGGCATAGGAGATATCTTGAGTGTCTTTCTCATATTTGCCATTCAGAAGGTAACTAGTGCAGGAGGTCAACACGGATGGCTTGCAAACAACATGAATCAGGCGCATTTAGACTACTTCTATTGGTTTCTAGCTGGACTTAGTGTAATCGAGCTGGCTGCATTTTTTTGCTTCGCAAAATCGCATGTGCACAATAAGCTGGGATGCTCCAATGAAATCGCGGACTAA
- the LOC113307616 gene encoding protein NRT1/ PTR FAMILY 5.10-like, whose translation MNIAQNVIMFGGVCYRYAHEKDADKVNPLEALTNGLVAAVKNFKVEDVNVVPPLVPRWMLWLTYPLVHSQVLTFFVKQGCTMERSITPDFQVPAASIQIFLTVSIILFVATYDWILAPLIRAFTGKSNAITSLQKIGGGIFVSAITMVLAGLVENRRLKVAQEFGLVNDPNVTVPMVIWWLIPQYILSGLALVLTKVGLQEFFYDPVPNELRNLGLSLYSSIFGKGDIFNVFLISVIQMVTSAGGQEGWLANNMNQGHLDYFYWFLAGLSAIELAAFLCFAKSYEYNNQGDAPM comes from the coding sequence ATGAACATAGCGCAAAATGTAATCATGTTTGGAGGCGTATGTTATCGCTATGCTCATGAAAAAGATGCAGATAAAGTAAACCCATTAGAAGCATTAACTAACGGTTTAGTTGCGGCTGTCAAAAATTTTAAGGTTGAAGATGTAAATGTTGTGCCGCCGTTGGTTCCCCGATGGATGCTGTGGTTAACATATCCATTAGTGCACTCTCAAGTTCTTACCTTCTTTGTTAAGCAGGGCTGCACTATGGAAAGGTCGATCACACCAGACTTTCAGGTACCTGCAGCTTCAATTCAGATATTTCTCACTGTATCCATCATTCTGTTTGTGGCAACGTACGACTGGATCCTTGCTCCACTTATTCGAGCTTTTACTGGAAAATCTAACGCTATAACTTCACTTCAGAAAATTGGTGGTGGCATATTTGTTTCTGCAATAACAATGGTTCTAGCAGGTTTAGTGGAGAACAGAAGGCTTAAAGTTGCTCAAGAATTTGGACTGGTTAATGATCCTAACGTAACAGTTCCTATGGTTATCTGGTGGTTGATTCCACAATACATCTTGTCAGGTCTTGCTCTTGTACTCACCAAAGTTGGTTTACAGGAATTCTTCTATGATCCAGTTCCCAATGAGCTAAGGAATCTGGGTCTGTCTCTGTACTCATCCATATTTGGCAAAGGAGATATCTTCAATGTCTTTCTTATATCAGTCATACAGATGGTAACTAGCGCAGGTGGTCAAGAAGGATGGCTTGCAAACAACATGAATCAAGGGCATTTAGACTACTTCTATTGGTTTCTAGCTGGACTTAGTGCTATCGAGCTGGCTGCATTCTTATGCTTCGCAAaatcatacgagtacaataacCAAGGAGATGCTCCGATGTAA